A part of Puntigrus tetrazona isolate hp1 chromosome 21, ASM1883169v1, whole genome shotgun sequence genomic DNA contains:
- the LOC122326756 gene encoding olfactory receptor 151-like — MDNLTFRESFLLVEGLKVTPQSSQPVFIVLLLAYVSTMVLNIGLIYLISKERNLHDPMHFLFCNLPLNDIIGTTVIMPRLLQDILKEDSERYISYVECAIQAYFVHVFTAACHYVLMIMAFDRYVAICNPLRYTTIMTNKMVMKLSAFAWGLAFLLVTIMVGLTVRLSHCRYKIENPFCDNASLFKLSCENVVINNIFGIIYTVVVLSLSAVSIFITYVKIATVCITSKNNALNSKAIKTCSTHLAVYLIMFFSGAIFIFLHRFPEYSYSRKLASIMFHIVPPGLNPLVYGLQTKEIRQKIIKFWCRKNLIL, encoded by the coding sequence ATGGACAACCTGACATTCAGAGAAAGCTTTCTACTCGTGGAGGGACTGAAAGTTACACCTCAGTCATCCCAACCTGTTTTCATTGTTCTTCTCCTGGCGTATGTATCTACAATGGTTTTAAACATTGGACTTATATATCTGATCTCAAAAGAGAGGAATTTGCATGACCCtatgcattttctgttttgtaactTGCCACTGAATGATATAATAGGGACCACTGTCATCATGCCACGCTTACTAcaggacattttaaaagaagatTCAGAGCGCTATATATCATATGTGGAGTGTGCTATTCAAGCTTATtttgtgcatgtatttacaGCAGCATGTCACTATGTGCTGATGATCATGGCCTTTGACAGATATGTGGCTATATGCAATCCACTGCGATACACAACAATAATGACTAATAAAATGGTTATGAAACTATCAGCATTTGCTTGGGGCCTGGCCTTTCTTCTGGTGACAATTATGGTAGGCCTAACTGTGCGTCTGTCTCATTGTAGGTATAAAATTGAAAACCCTTTTTGTGACAATGCCTCTCTGTTTAAACTGTCCTGTGAAAATGTggttattaacaatatttttggaattatttatACTGTGGTTGTGCTCAGTCTGTCAGCTGtatcaatatttattacatatgtaAAGATTGCTACTGTATGTATAACTAGCAAGAACAATGCACTAAATAGCAAAGCCATAAAAACCTGCAGCACTCATTTAGCTGTATatctaattatgtttttttctggagccatttttatttttcttcatcgTTTCCCTGAATACTCTTACAGCAGGAAATTAGCCAGTATAATGTTTCACATTGTGCCACCAGGATTAAATCCCTTAGTGTATGGTTTACAAACAAAAGAGATAAgacaaaagattattaaattCTGGTGTagaaaaaatctaattcttTAA